A portion of the Betta splendens chromosome 2, fBetSpl5.4, whole genome shotgun sequence genome contains these proteins:
- the LOC114850373 gene encoding uncharacterized protein LOC114850373 isoform X1 — MDSFRATAVCPVGGPRAAEKARRTADSIIKRMKRIFRQLEFGDFSSVHIQVLGAEDTYGANARTRGCREAVLWMAVQHQQKRALELFSREVASAGTAMAPGLTGIVGGRPRVSPVLKPFFFLHPKSQIKVDVHMGGELVESLSEAGPRAPEQQAPPTSAEDGPDTAPGALCPDLPAGPHSYRLEELAYTRSGDKGDSANIGVIARHPLFFPYLKKHLTSSVVEQYFSHLIEPGDKAVTRYSLPGIHGLNFVLQRCLGGGGVASLRSDPQGKALGQMLLDLKLRGLPDLKSLVD, encoded by the exons ATGGACTCGTTCAGGGCCACCGCCGTGTGTCCGGTCGGAGGCCCGCGAGCGGCGGAGAAGGCCCGACGCACCGCTGACAGCATCATCAaacg GATGAAGCGGATCTTCAGGCAGTTGGAGTTTGGCGACTTCAGCTCTGTCCACATCCAGGTGCTCGGAGCCGAGGACACGTACGGTGCCAACGCTCGCACAAGG ggctgcagggagGCCGTGCTGTGGATGGCTGTCCAGCACCAGCAGAAAAGGGCTCTGGAGCTGTTCTCCAGGGAGGTGGCCTCTGCAGGGACGGCCATGG CTCCTGGACTGACGGGCATCGTAGGCGGACGGCCGAGAGT GTCTCCAGTTCTGAAGCCGTTCTTCTTCCTACACCCAAAGTCCCAGATCAAG GTGGACGTTCACATGGGTGGGGAGCTGGTGGAGTCACTCTCAGAGGCGGGGCCTCGTGCACCTGAGCAGCAAGCCCCTCCCACCTCAGCAGAGGACGGACCGGacacag CACCAGGCGCCTTGTGTCCAGACCTGCCCGCCGGCCCCCACAGCTACAGACTGGAGGAGCTGGCCTACACGAGGAGCGGGGACAAGGGCGACTCGGCCAACATCG GAGTCATCGCTCGTCACCCGCTCTTCTTCCCGTACCTGAAGAAACACCTGACTTCCTCTGTGGTGGAGCAGTACTTCTCCCACCTCATTGAGCCTGGAGACAAGGCCGTGACCCG GTACTCTCTTCCTGGGATCCACGGCCTGAACTTCGTCCTGCAGCGTTgtctgggtggaggaggggtggcGTCGCTGCGCAGTGACCCTCAG GGAAAAGCCTTGGGTCAAATGCTGCTGGACCTTAAACTGAGAGGACTGCCGGACCTCAAATCACTGGTGGACTGA
- the LOC114850373 gene encoding uncharacterized protein LOC114850373 isoform X2, with the protein MDSFRATAVCPVGGPRAAEKARRTADSIIKRMKRIFRQLEFGDFSSVHIQVLGAEDTYGANARTRGCREAVLWMAVQHQQKRALELFSREVASAGTAMAPGLTGIVGGRPRVSPVLKPFFFLHPKSQIKVDVHMGGELVESLSEAGPRAPEQQAPPTSAEDGPDTAPGALCPDLPAGPHSYRLEELAYTRSGDKGDSANIGVIARHPLFFPYLKKHLTSSVVEQYFSHLIEPGDKAVTRYSLPGIHGLNFVLQRCLGGGGVASLRSDPQGQNPSERARFPQTAAAEA; encoded by the exons ATGGACTCGTTCAGGGCCACCGCCGTGTGTCCGGTCGGAGGCCCGCGAGCGGCGGAGAAGGCCCGACGCACCGCTGACAGCATCATCAaacg GATGAAGCGGATCTTCAGGCAGTTGGAGTTTGGCGACTTCAGCTCTGTCCACATCCAGGTGCTCGGAGCCGAGGACACGTACGGTGCCAACGCTCGCACAAGG ggctgcagggagGCCGTGCTGTGGATGGCTGTCCAGCACCAGCAGAAAAGGGCTCTGGAGCTGTTCTCCAGGGAGGTGGCCTCTGCAGGGACGGCCATGG CTCCTGGACTGACGGGCATCGTAGGCGGACGGCCGAGAGT GTCTCCAGTTCTGAAGCCGTTCTTCTTCCTACACCCAAAGTCCCAGATCAAG GTGGACGTTCACATGGGTGGGGAGCTGGTGGAGTCACTCTCAGAGGCGGGGCCTCGTGCACCTGAGCAGCAAGCCCCTCCCACCTCAGCAGAGGACGGACCGGacacag CACCAGGCGCCTTGTGTCCAGACCTGCCCGCCGGCCCCCACAGCTACAGACTGGAGGAGCTGGCCTACACGAGGAGCGGGGACAAGGGCGACTCGGCCAACATCG GAGTCATCGCTCGTCACCCGCTCTTCTTCCCGTACCTGAAGAAACACCTGACTTCCTCTGTGGTGGAGCAGTACTTCTCCCACCTCATTGAGCCTGGAGACAAGGCCGTGACCCG GTACTCTCTTCCTGGGATCCACGGCCTGAACTTCGTCCTGCAGCGTTgtctgggtggaggaggggtggcGTCGCTGCGCAGTGACCCTCAG